In a genomic window of Thermogemmata fonticola:
- a CDS encoding RHS repeat-associated core domain-containing protein: MFTTRSASVTVLDANWTERPNGSQFVWHYLHQGGRFDTTSGLYHFRHRDYSPTLGRWTSLDPLGYAAGDVNLYRTVFNAPTVYTDPSGLEGPGYHHFYPLFLGGSDNQPLFPLTAEEHTAAHKVLRKYNVARTSGISYDQARANWKMLTPQQQRAIILECFDAANIPRTLAEKYIDQVCAGATPGINNSPLRNKTPRRAQLVSRFEIKQARKAAGFAQKLGTTVIVGGLTFFYGQAVQAGEESGIKLAEKIGLGRILQIYGDEGLLPSTHFKMEFRGRVINVELIRDPSDSQAGHYITAYYLEEINQGYWGWFKRIVTLGSCGSDIMERHDIIKLSDNYKTYGFVYKIP, encoded by the coding sequence ATGTTTACGACCCGTTCGGCCAGCGTGACGGTCCTCGACGCCAACTGGACCGAACGTCCCAACGGTTCCCAGTTCGTATGGCACTACCTGCACCAGGGCGGCCGCTTTGACACCACGAGCGGCCTGTACCACTTCCGGCACCGTGACTACTCCCCGACCCTGGGCCGCTGGACTTCACTCGACCCGCTCGGCTACGCCGCCGGCGATGTCAATCTCTACCGCACCGTCTTCAACGCCCCGACGGTTTATACTGACCCAAGTGGCTTAGAAGGTCCGGGATATCATCATTTCTATCCATTGTTTCTGGGAGGTTCTGACAATCAACCGCTATTTCCGCTGACTGCAGAGGAACACACAGCGGCACACAAGGTGCTTAGGAAATATAATGTGGCTCGAACGTCTGGTATATCTTATGACCAAGCGCGAGCTAACTGGAAAATGTTGACTCCACAACAACAGCGTGCGATAATCCTCGAGTGCTTCGACGCAGCTAACATTCCCAGGACATTAGCCGAAAAGTATATTGATCAAGTTTGTGCCGGAGCAACCCCTGGGATCAATAATTCTCCTTTACGCAACAAAACACCGAGAAGGGCACAACTTGTTAGTAGGTTTGAAATTAAACAAGCTCGTAAGGCAGCAGGATTCGCTCAAAAATTAGGAACGACCGTTATTGTAGGAGGTCTGACTTTCTTTTATGGTCAAGCAGTTCAGGCTGGTGAAGAATCGGGAATTAAACTTGCTGAAAAAATTGGGCTGGGAAGGATATTGCAAATATATGGTGATGAGGGATTATTACCATCTACTCATTTCAAAATGGAATTCCGTGGGAGAGTAATAAATGTAGAACTAATTCGAGATCCGTCGGATAGTCAAGCTGGTCACTATATAACAGCTTATTACCTTGAAGAAATAAATCAAGGATATTGGGGATGGTTTAAGAGAATTGTAACTCTAGGATCATGTGGTAGCGACATTATGGAGAGACATGATATTATCAAATTATCTGATAATTATAAAACTTATGGTTTTGTATATAAAATTCCGTAG
- a CDS encoding RHS repeat domain-containing protein gives MHDAGGLLRLCCPALRPLRPVLLQPAFKLCDGTAEVVVARQENALGETVTLTDRNGNVHTLSYDVLGRLVADAVTTLGAGVDGSVRRIEYGYDVLGNLALITSYDAATGGNVVNQVKRDFNGLGQLVSEWQEHTAVVTGSSPRVQYAYSEMAGGANHSRLTSIIYPNGRVLNYNYAAGLDDTISRLSSLSDSTGVLESYDYLGEAVVVARKHPQPGIDLSYIKRSGEANGDAGDQYTGLDRFGRIVDQRWLKSSDGSAMDRLQYSYDRNGNRLSRTNLVNAAFSESYSYDDLNQLTGFSRGSHTRSWDYDSQGNWQSVTTDGSTQTRSHNAQNEITGISGAVTPTFDANGNLTRDETGRQLVYDAWNRLVAVKDASGTTLKTYEYDGLHRRIQETASDTTTDFYYSDAWQVLEERVTSHGRQSVGAQYVWSPVYVDALVLRDRDTNGDGTLDERLYVAQDANYNVTALFDNSGNVVERYIYDPFGSVTVLDTDWTERSGGSEYAWHYLHQGGRFDDVSGLYHFRYRDYSPTLGRWTSLDPIRYEAGDVNLYRFVNNGPTNKIDPSGLVDRPMNDHPTNKIDPSAPEDRPMPKRVDPGGTFCLIPQSENIIRWVIGPSDKPKLLKDVPFWTKGNPIPALDKTKFTPTVITADRGWSGVIPKGAYIGPDGCGPCVGIALIPPQKGQPVYIMHFSAQANVSKGFEEVGFIRWKYYKIWTADGLVVTRTRVAPGGYEAVICGALMPEPKEPDFKRVNNQRLYTLEDVVKTCHRNGIKIRCFIPTSGFALDENNQIWWTRDPAPSEVERYKR, from the coding sequence GTGCACGACGCGGGCGGTTTACTTCGCCTCTGTTGTCCGGCTCTCCGACCGCTCCGACCGGTACTGCTCCAACCAGCCTTCAAGCTGTGCGACGGCACTGCGGAAGTCGTAGTCGCACGCCAAGAGAACGCCCTGGGTGAAACGGTCACGCTGACCGACCGCAACGGCAACGTCCACACCCTGAGCTACGACGTGCTCGGTCGGCTCGTGGCCGACGCCGTCACGACGCTGGGGGCGGGCGTGGATGGTTCCGTGCGGCGGATCGAGTACGGCTATGACGTGCTGGGGAACCTGGCCCTGATCACCAGCTACGACGCGGCCACCGGCGGCAACGTCGTCAACCAGGTGAAACGCGACTTCAACGGCCTGGGCCAACTGGTCAGCGAATGGCAGGAGCACACCGCAGTTGTGACTGGCAGCTCGCCGCGGGTGCAGTACGCCTACAGCGAGATGGCCGGCGGGGCCAACCACTCCCGACTCACCAGCATCATCTACCCCAACGGCAGGGTGCTCAACTACAACTACGCGGCCGGGCTGGATGACACCATCAGCCGCTTGTCGTCGCTGTCGGACAGCACGGGGGTGCTGGAGAGCTACGACTACCTGGGCGAGGCGGTGGTGGTGGCCCGCAAGCACCCGCAGCCGGGCATCGATCTGAGCTACATCAAGCGATCCGGCGAAGCCAACGGCGACGCGGGTGACCAGTACACCGGTCTAGACCGCTTCGGCCGCATCGTCGATCAGCGCTGGCTCAAGAGCAGCGATGGCTCGGCGATGGACCGCCTGCAATACAGCTACGACCGCAACGGCAACCGCCTGAGCCGGACCAATCTGGTCAATGCCGCCTTCAGTGAGAGCTACAGTTACGACGACCTGAACCAGTTGACCGGCTTCAGTCGGGGTTCGCACACTCGCAGTTGGGACTACGATTCGCAGGGGAACTGGCAGAGTGTGACGACCGACGGCAGTACGCAGACGCGGAGTCACAACGCCCAGAACGAGATCACGGGCATCAGCGGGGCGGTCACGCCGACCTTCGACGCCAACGGCAACCTCACACGAGACGAGACCGGCCGGCAGTTGGTCTACGATGCGTGGAACCGGCTGGTGGCGGTCAAGGACGCCTCGGGCACCACACTGAAGACGTATGAGTACGACGGCCTGCATCGCCGCATCCAGGAGACTGCCAGCGACACGACAACCGACTTTTACTACTCCGACGCCTGGCAGGTATTGGAGGAACGCGTGACGAGCCACGGACGCCAGTCCGTAGGTGCCCAGTACGTCTGGTCGCCGGTCTACGTCGATGCATTGGTCCTGCGTGACCGCGACACGAACGGCGACGGCACACTGGATGAACGCTTGTACGTCGCCCAGGATGCCAACTATAATGTCACCGCGCTGTTTGACAACTCGGGCAACGTCGTCGAGCGGTACATCTATGACCCGTTCGGTAGTGTGACGGTCCTTGATACGGACTGGACGGAACGCTCCGGCGGCTCAGAGTATGCTTGGCACTACCTGCACCAGGGCGGCCGGTTTGATGATGTCAGTGGCCTGTATCACTTCCGTTACCGCGACTACTCCCCGACCCTCGGCCGCTGGACCAGCCTGGATCCGATTCGGTATGAAGCCGGCGACGTCAACTTGTATCGATTTGTGAACAACGGCCCAACAAACAAAATCGACCCCTCCGGTCTAGTAGACCGGCCGATGAACGATCACCCAACAAACAAAATCGACCCCTCCGCTCCAGAAGATCGGCCGATGCCAAAACGGGTAGACCCCGGAGGCACTTTCTGCTTGATCCCGCAGTCGGAAAACATTATCCGCTGGGTGATCGGGCCGAGTGATAAGCCAAAATTGTTGAAGGATGTCCCATTCTGGACGAAGGGAAACCCAATCCCAGCGCTTGATAAGACCAAGTTCACGCCAACCGTTATCACTGCTGACCGCGGTTGGTCCGGGGTTATCCCCAAAGGAGCGTATATCGGTCCCGACGGATGTGGTCCCTGTGTCGGCATCGCATTGATCCCGCCGCAAAAAGGTCAGCCGGTTTACATCATGCACTTTTCGGCACAAGCGAACGTGTCGAAAGGCTTCGAAGAAGTAGGGTTTATCAGGTGGAAGTATTATAAGATTTGGACCGCTGATGGATTGGTAGTGACCCGGACCCGGGTAGCGCCTGGCGGTTATGAAGCGGTTATCTGCGGCGCGCTGATGCCGGAGCCAAAAGAACCCGACTTCAAGAGAGTCAACAACCAACGGCTGTACACTCTCGAAGATGTAGTGAAAACCTGCCACCGAAACGGTATCAAGATTCGATGCTTCATTCCCACTTCTGGGTTTGCACTCGATGAGAACAATCAGATTTGGTGGACGAGGGACCCTGCTCCCTCAGAAGTGGAACGATACAAAAGATGA
- a CDS encoding polymorphic toxin-type HINT domain-containing protein — protein sequence MLRDRDSNGDGTLDERLWVVQDANYNVTALFDNAGNVVERYVYDPFGQATILDANWTERAASAFAWVYLHQGGRFDVTSGLYHFRYRDYSSTLGRWTSLDPIRYDAGDVNLYRVLGNGLPNRLDPLGLFDLWDWLANDVIGTDNVRSWDSVLGHHRTGWFAQLSNGAAGMGDTVSMGLTGRVRQGLGYDDVVDYHSGAYAVGEVAGTGVNLGLAFVNPCAVGGSIGTGVRVINGIQAFGGSLNAGDNLAAGNYGAAALDLIGVAGNSFQMLRPCFPGEVQVLTRRGWVRWDALTTSDEVLSLPEDQPEGELAYRPVEEVFRRWGVIWEVTVAGRVLRTTAEHPFWVRGKGWTAAKDLRAGDELRSHDRQWLAVEGVRDTGREEAVYNCRVAEYHTYFVGDAAWGWSVWAHNSCYSSPELARAGRALREGRTNEVIVRDANEARELFFREFRSGHGVPSYRDTTGWSKAQVDVHGKAGTYHWDTVFDRTSALKSMKGRQVLQGHYDDGKLHNYTPHLQIHTFDGRVVRILFGG from the coding sequence GTGCTGCGGGACAGGGACAGCAACGGCGACGGCACGCTGGACGAACGCTTGTGGGTGGTGCAGGACGCCAACTATAATGTCACTGCGCTCTTTGACAATGCGGGCAACGTGGTCGAACGCTACGTCTACGACCCGTTCGGCCAGGCGACGATCCTCGACGCCAACTGGACGGAGCGAGCGGCCAGCGCCTTCGCCTGGGTCTACCTGCACCAGGGCGGCCGGTTCGACGTCACGAGTGGCCTGTATCACTTCCGCTACCGCGACTACTCCTCCACCCTCGGCCGCTGGACCAGCCTCGACCCGATCCGCTACGACGCCGGGGACGTCAACCTCTATCGGGTATTAGGCAACGGTCTGCCGAACCGGCTCGATCCGTTGGGGCTGTTCGACCTCTGGGACTGGCTCGCCAACGATGTGATCGGAACGGACAACGTGCGCAGCTGGGATTCCGTTCTGGGTCACCACCGCACCGGCTGGTTCGCTCAACTCAGCAACGGCGCGGCAGGCATGGGCGATACGGTCAGCATGGGGCTGACCGGTCGGGTGCGGCAGGGCCTCGGCTATGACGATGTCGTTGACTACCACTCGGGAGCCTACGCTGTCGGTGAGGTTGCCGGCACGGGGGTCAACCTCGGGCTAGCCTTCGTCAACCCCTGTGCCGTCGGCGGCAGCATCGGGACTGGCGTGCGGGTGATCAACGGCATCCAGGCGTTTGGCGGTTCACTGAATGCTGGCGACAATCTGGCGGCAGGGAATTATGGGGCGGCGGCTCTGGACCTGATCGGGGTCGCGGGCAACAGCTTCCAGATGCTGCGGCCGTGCTTCCCGGGGGAGGTGCAAGTCCTGACGCGGCGGGGTTGGGTCCGCTGGGATGCATTGACGACGAGTGACGAAGTGTTGTCGCTGCCGGAGGATCAGCCGGAGGGAGAGTTGGCGTATCGGCCGGTGGAGGAGGTGTTCCGGCGATGGGGTGTGATCTGGGAGGTGACGGTTGCGGGGCGGGTGCTGCGGACGACGGCGGAGCATCCGTTCTGGGTGCGGGGCAAAGGCTGGACGGCGGCGAAGGACTTACGGGCTGGGGATGAGTTGCGGTCGCACGACCGCCAGTGGCTGGCGGTCGAGGGCGTTCGGGACACGGGCCGCGAGGAGGCGGTGTACAACTGCCGCGTCGCGGAGTACCATACGTACTTCGTCGGTGACGCCGCCTGGGGCTGGAGCGTCTGGGCGCATAATAGTTGCTACAGTTCGCCCGAACTCGCCCGGGCTGGGCGGGCCTTGCGAGAAGGCAGGACGAATGAGGTCATTGTCAGAGACGCGAACGAGGCACGCGAGCTCTTCTTCCGAGAGTTCCGCTCTGGGCATGGGGTGCCATCTTACCGCGATACAACGGGGTGGAGCAAAGCCCAAGTTGATGTCCACGGCAAGGCGGGTACATACCACTGGGATACCGTCTTCGACAGGACCAGCGCCCTCAAGAGTATGAAGGGCCGTCAGGTGCTGCAGGGGCACTACGATGATGGCAAGCTACACAACTATACGCCCCATCTGCAGATTCACACTTTCGACGGCCGAGTCGTGCGAATCTTGTTTGGCGGGTAA
- a CDS encoding DUF1559 family PulG-like putative transporter → MRTIRFGGRGTLLPQKWNDTKDEIRGVTMMKHRWLAVGCVALVVALTVTGLHLVSEISHNRHAVQSCTCHGHLKSIATAMLHYHERYGHFPPAYLVDKHGKPAHSWRVLLLEYLDPGTYGAYRFDEPWDGPNNRKLEDKMLSCYACPADTKRGRWETNYFVIVGPNTVFPGSNTVKVDDITRPHAETILVVEAVDQGIHWMEPRDLELDRMSFAVNDAKKPSISCRHNRPPGVAAVDGTVFSLTNIRGEQLRQMVLIVEAAK, encoded by the coding sequence ATGAGAACAATCAGATTTGGTGGACGAGGGACCCTGCTCCCTCAGAAGTGGAACGATACAAAAGATGAGATCCGAGGGGTAACAATGATGAAGCACCGTTGGTTAGCTGTAGGCTGTGTAGCCTTGGTGGTGGCCTTGACGGTAACAGGACTGCATTTAGTTTCTGAAATCTCACACAACCGTCATGCAGTTCAGTCATGCACTTGCCACGGACACCTCAAATCGATTGCCACTGCCATGCTCCACTATCATGAACGATACGGTCACTTCCCCCCCGCATATCTGGTCGACAAGCACGGGAAACCCGCTCATAGTTGGCGAGTCCTTCTCCTGGAGTACCTCGACCCCGGCACGTATGGTGCGTATCGGTTTGATGAGCCATGGGATGGACCGAATAACCGGAAACTGGAAGACAAAATGCTCTCATGCTATGCCTGTCCCGCGGATACTAAACGAGGAAGGTGGGAAACAAACTACTTTGTGATCGTGGGTCCGAATACAGTGTTTCCTGGTTCCAACACGGTGAAAGTCGATGATATCACAAGACCGCATGCGGAAACGATTTTGGTGGTTGAGGCAGTGGATCAAGGAATACATTGGATGGAGCCGAGAGACTTGGAGTTGGATAGGATGAGTTTCGCAGTGAATGATGCGAAGAAGCCGAGCATTTCGTGTAGGCACAATCGGCCACCCGGGGTGGCTGCAGTGGATGGAACCGTCTTCTCGTTGACCAACATCAGAGGGGAGCAGTTACGCCAGATGGTACTGATTGTGGAGGCAGCCAAGTAA
- a CDS encoding RHS repeat domain-containing protein encodes MTSQTYNAAGWVEATTDPKGIVSKTYYDNLGRTTKTIANYVDGIVGDDNDITTEFTYNAVGLTSLTSRRPDGSGQTTQWVYGVTVATGSGLNSNDLVGQTRWPDPVTGTASSSEQETVTVNALGQTLTTTDRNGTVHTLSYDVLGRVISDAVTTLGANVEGSVRRIEYAYDSQGNAALITSFDAATGGSIVNQVKREFNGLGQLTSEWQEHAGAVTGSSPRVQYAYSEMADGANHSRLTSITYPNGKVLSYNYAAGLDDAISRLSSLSDSTGVLESYDYLGEAVVVARKHPQPGIDLSYVKRSGEANGDAGDPYTGLDRFGRIVDQRWLRSGDGSTLDRLQYAYDRNGNRLTRANLINSAFNESYSYDHLNQLTGFTRGGHSRSWDYDAQGNWQSVTTDGSTQTRTHNAQNEITGLSGAVTPTYDANGNLTRDETGRQFVYDAWNRLVEVQDASGNTLKTYAYDGLHRRVQETARGTTTDLYYSDAWQVLEERVGGQTQVQYVWSPVYVDALILRDRDTNGDGSLDERLYVVQDANYNVTGLFDNSGNVVERYVYDPFGQVTILDAGWNVLAASAFAWQYLHQGGRFDATSGLYHFRHRDYSPTLGRWTSLDPIRYSAGDVNLYRGLVNNPAKYLDSMGLDVGEPGFWESLIPIWGSGREAIHSFQNGQYLRGAFHTVLAATDVFLLKSIVTAGGKLLVKGGAKLASKEAIEEATVRTALEATENLAWKELPEGTRIVFVEEARVWVKEVNPNASKFWKLWGKKSLDVQADGLGKLDNLAPRFLYQDGRLIVEDVGTLAKGNMDFRTFLGYYIRGSWRLGTPFNDIRPRNMGMNGKIFDPVYHPFHEMLVPTAIESGITFIRIGDRFYVIHQKNEQMRQPIRLIPMPKK; translated from the coding sequence GTGACCAGCCAGACATACAACGCCGCCGGCTGGGTCGAAGCGACCACCGACCCCAAGGGCATCGTCAGCAAGACCTACTACGACAACCTCGGCCGCACCACCAAGACCATCGCCAACTACGTCGATGGCATCGTCGGCGACGACAACGACATCACCACCGAGTTCACCTACAACGCAGTTGGTTTGACCAGTCTGACCAGCCGTCGTCCCGATGGCAGCGGGCAGACCACCCAGTGGGTCTACGGCGTCACCGTGGCTACCGGCAGCGGGCTGAACTCCAACGATCTGGTCGGCCAGACCCGCTGGCCCGACCCGGTCACGGGCACCGCCAGCAGCTCCGAGCAGGAGACGGTGACGGTCAACGCCCTGGGCCAGACCCTGACAACCACCGACCGCAACGGCACCGTCCACACGCTGAGCTACGACGTGCTCGGCCGTGTGATCTCGGACGCGGTGACGACGCTGGGGGCGAACGTGGAAGGCTCGGTGCGGCGGATCGAGTACGCCTACGATTCGCAGGGCAATGCCGCGCTTATCACCAGCTTCGACGCGGCCACGGGCGGCAGCATCGTCAATCAAGTCAAGCGCGAATTCAACGGCCTGGGGCAGCTGACCAGCGAGTGGCAGGAGCACGCCGGAGCGGTGACCGGCAGCTCGCCGCGGGTGCAGTACGCCTACAGCGAAATGGCGGACGGGGCCAACCACTCCCGCTTGACCAGCATCACCTACCCCAACGGCAAGGTGCTGAGCTACAACTACGCCGCCGGGCTGGACGATGCCATCAGCCGGTTGTCCTCCTTGTCGGACAGCACCGGTGTGCTGGAGAGCTACGACTACCTCGGCGAAGCGGTCGTTGTGGCCCGCAAGCATCCACAGCCCGGCATCGACCTGAGCTACGTCAAGCGGTCGGGCGAGGCCAACGGCGATGCCGGCGACCCGTACACCGGCCTGGACCGCTTCGGTCGCATCGTCGATCAACGCTGGCTCCGGAGCGGCGACGGCTCAACCCTCGACCGCCTGCAATACGCCTACGACCGCAACGGCAACCGCCTGACTCGGGCTAACCTCATCAACTCGGCCTTCAACGAAAGCTACAGCTACGACCACCTGAACCAGCTGACCGGCTTCACACGCGGCGGGCACAGCCGTTCGTGGGACTACGACGCCCAGGGGAACTGGCAGAGCGTCACCACCGACGGCAGCACGCAGACGCGGACGCACAACGCCCAGAACGAGATCACCGGCCTCAGCGGGGCAGTGACGCCGACTTACGACGCCAACGGCAACCTAACCCGGGATGAGACCGGGCGGCAGTTCGTCTACGATGCCTGGAATCGCCTGGTCGAGGTCCAGGACGCCAGCGGCAACACGCTCAAAACCTACGCCTACGACGGCCTGCACCGGCGGGTGCAGGAGACGGCCAGAGGCACCACGACGGACCTGTACTACTCGGACGCCTGGCAGGTGCTGGAAGAACGTGTCGGCGGGCAGACGCAGGTGCAGTACGTGTGGAGCCCGGTCTACGTCGATGCGTTGATCTTGCGTGACCGCGACACCAACGGCGACGGTTCGCTGGACGAACGCCTGTATGTGGTGCAGGATGCTAACTATAATGTTACTGGGCTTTTTGACAATTCGGGCAACGTGGTCGAGCGCTACGTCTACGACCCGTTCGGCCAGGTAACCATTCTCGACGCCGGCTGGAACGTGCTGGCCGCCAGCGCCTTCGCCTGGCAGTATCTGCACCAGGGCGGACGGTTTGACGCCACGAGCGGCCTGTACCACTTCCGCCACCGCGACTACTCCCCCACCCTCGGCCGCTGGACCAGCCTCGACCCAATTCGTTACTCCGCCGGGGATGTGAATCTTTATCGCGGCCTGGTCAATAACCCGGCTAAATATCTGGACAGCATGGGACTAGATGTCGGTGAACCCGGGTTCTGGGAAAGTTTAATTCCGATCTGGGGTTCTGGGCGAGAAGCGATCCATTCCTTCCAAAATGGCCAGTACTTGCGTGGTGCGTTCCACACGGTTTTGGCAGCGACCGATGTATTTCTACTCAAATCAATCGTTACCGCAGGCGGTAAGCTGTTGGTTAAAGGCGGAGCAAAGCTGGCTTCGAAAGAAGCAATTGAGGAAGCTACTGTGCGAACTGCATTAGAAGCAACTGAGAATTTAGCATGGAAGGAATTACCTGAAGGGACACGCATTGTGTTCGTTGAGGAAGCGAGAGTTTGGGTAAAAGAAGTCAATCCAAACGCCTCAAAATTCTGGAAGTTGTGGGGCAAAAAGAGTCTTGATGTCCAAGCTGATGGACTGGGGAAGCTTGATAATTTGGCACCTCGCTTTCTCTATCAAGACGGTAGACTTATAGTTGAAGATGTAGGCACCTTAGCGAAGGGCAATATGGACTTCCGCACGTTCCTTGGTTATTACATTCGTGGATCATGGCGACTGGGTACTCCCTTCAATGACATTCGCCCACGGAATATGGGCATGAACGGGAAAATCTTTGATCCTGTATATCATCCTTTTCACGAAATGTTAGTACCAACCGCTATAGAAAGTGGAATTACGTTCATCAGGATTGGTGATCGCTTTTATGTAATTCACCAGAAGAATGAGCAGATGCGACAGCCGATACGTTTGATTCCGATGCCTAAAAAGTGA
- a CDS encoding RHS repeat domain-containing protein, producing the protein MAVKDSGGTTLKTYGYDGLHRRISETASDTTTDFYYSDAWQVLEERVTSHGRQSVSAQYVWSPVYVDALVLRDRDTNGDGTLDERLWVVQDANYNVTALFDNSGNVVERYIYDPFGQVTILDANWNVLTASAFGWAHLHQGGRFDATSGLYHFRHRDYSSTLGRWTSLDPLRYTVGDVNLYRALGNSLVNTLDPSGLEDYRSKFWNGFSDSAKKAEQFTALRATSDVHHTKPQILRELYEHWGINIDDPEYLRGVQRGKVHQAFTDQQRAWIQSEMDMHGKGWQYGNKDHMRQFINKVKNDKDFFARLNKFTDMQTQLGEEAGILFKNNLTARQVNSQFKRLDGAARQARAVLSVKSFSPKLLPRAGTAMAVFSVLVVPEVAFAGHSPEQEMAFQRLMNRYDSVYATAAKGGRVDQLQLQLLQGDFITYLRTLGLGDAEIAIIERQIAIYLSNK; encoded by the coding sequence GTGGCGGTCAAAGACAGCGGCGGCACCACGCTGAAGACGTATGGGTATGACGGCCTGCATCGGCGGATCAGCGAGACGGCGAGCGACACGACGACCGACTTTTACTACTCCGACGCCTGGCAGGTATTGGAGGAGCGAGTGACGAGCCACGGACGCCAGTCCGTGAGTGCCCAGTACGTCTGGAGTCCGGTCTACGTCGATGCGTTGGTGCTGCGCGACCGCGACACGAACGGCGACGGCACGCTGGACGAACGCTTGTGGGTCGTGCAGGACGCCAACTATAATGTCACCGCGCTCTTTGACAATTCAGGCAACGTCGTTGAACGCTACATCTACGACCCGTTCGGCCAGGTGACGATCCTCGATGCGAACTGGAACGTCCTGACGGCCAGTGCCTTCGGCTGGGCACACCTGCACCAAGGTGGCCGGTTCGATGCCACCAGCGGCCTGTACCACTTCCGCCACCGCGACTACTCCTCCACCCTCGGCCGCTGGACCAGCCTCGACCCGCTGCGCTACACGGTCGGGGATGTCAACCTCTACCGGGCGCTAGGAAACAGCCTGGTCAACACGCTAGACCCATCGGGTCTAGAGGATTATCGCTCAAAATTCTGGAATGGATTTAGTGATAGTGCCAAGAAAGCTGAACAGTTCACGGCGCTGCGAGCTACGTCAGACGTTCACCATACGAAGCCTCAAATTCTGAGAGAGCTTTATGAGCATTGGGGAATTAACATTGATGATCCTGAATACCTGCGTGGCGTCCAACGTGGAAAAGTGCATCAGGCATTTACTGACCAACAACGAGCATGGATCCAGTCAGAGATGGATATGCACGGAAAAGGTTGGCAATATGGCAATAAGGATCACATGAGGCAATTCATCAATAAAGTCAAAAATGACAAGGATTTTTTCGCGAGGCTCAATAAATTTACCGATATGCAAACGCAGCTCGGCGAAGAAGCCGGTATTCTGTTCAAGAATAATCTGACAGCACGACAGGTTAACAGTCAGTTTAAGCGACTAGATGGCGCAGCCAGGCAGGCGAGAGCGGTGCTCAGCGTTAAGAGTTTTAGTCCTAAATTGTTGCCAAGAGCTGGAACTGCAATGGCGGTTTTTTCTGTGCTGGTTGTACCCGAAGTCGCGTTCGCAGGACATAGCCCTGAGCAGGAAATGGCATTTCAAAGACTAATGAATCGTTATGATTCAGTTTATGCGACTGCGGCCAAAGGCGGTAGAGTCGATCAGCTGCAACTCCAATTGCTCCAGGGTGACTTTATTACGTATTTGAGAACATTGGGTCTCGGCGATGCTGAAATTGCAATCATAGAACGGCAAATTGCTATTTATTTATCAAACAAATAA